A stretch of Camelina sativa cultivar DH55 chromosome 18, Cs, whole genome shotgun sequence DNA encodes these proteins:
- the LOC104761254 gene encoding sec-independent protein translocase protein TATB, chloroplastic: protein MAMAFQIIASSSSSSSLSPTITKSHLFSYHSLQSCYKASSKPNHLSSWCSLLGSSRFSTPYIGLKHLGISLSTTKSSNPEMKRRCNKSMVIRASLFGVGAPEALVIGVVALLVFGPKGLAEVARNLGKTLRTFQPTIRELQDVSRDFKSTLEREIGLDDISSPNVYNQNRTNTVQPPPPPPPPAAPQIEDPVTASDSNDVQSPKAYTTEGYLKITEEQLKAASTGESQAEDQSQTQESLQPPVTVQIPTGESQPNGTARETTAASPPRED, encoded by the exons ATGGCTATGGCCTTTCAGAtaatagcttcttcttcttcttcttcgtctttatCACCAACGATTACAAAATCTCACCTTTTCTCTTATCATTCTCTGCAATCTTGTTATAAAGCTTCTTCGAAACCTAATCATCTCTCCTCATGGTGTTCTCTACTGGGTTCTTCTCGTTTCTCTACACCTTACATTGGTTTAAAGCATCTGGGTATCTCACTCTCGACTACTAAATCTTCAAACCCAG agATGAAGAGAAGATGTAATAAGAGTATGGTGATTCGTGCGTCCCTGTTTGGTGTTGGAGCACCTGAGGCTTTGGTTATTGGTGTTGTCGCTTTGTTAGTCTTTGGTCCTAAAGGCCTTGCTGAG GTAGCTCGGAATCTTGGTAAAACCCTGCGTACATTTCAGCCAACGATTAGAGAGTTAcag GACGTTTCAAGAGATTTCAAAAGTACCCTTGAGCGTGAAATTGGTCTCGATGACATTTCATCGCCAAACGTGTACAACCAAAACAGAACGAATACTGttcaacctcctcctcctcctcctccaccagcAGCTCCCCAAATTGAAGATCCTGTGACTGCAAGTGACTCCA ATGATGTTCAATCACCAAAAGCTTACACAACCGAGGGCTACCTCAAGATCACTGAAGAGCAACTAAAAGCTGCGTCAACCGGTGAAAGCCAAGCAGAGGATCAATCTCAGACTCAAGAATCGCTACAACCACCCGTAACTGTACAAATACCCACTGGTGAAAGCCAGCCCAATG GTACAGCGAGAGAAACAACAGCTGCATCTCCTCCAAGGGAAGATTGA